The following are encoded together in the Microterricola viridarii genome:
- a CDS encoding 3-hydroxyacyl-CoA dehydrogenase, producing MSDIRTVTVLGTGVLGSQIAYQAAYSGFAVTAYDINDAAIEAAAKRFAGLAETYKTEVTGAADGKAEAALRNLTLTSNLADAVANADIVIEAVPESLEIKRDTYAKLADLAPAKTIFATNSSTLLPSDMVGFTGRPERFLAMHFANRIWVHNIAEVMGTPSTDPAVVQTVLEFGAEIGMVPVEIKKEKAGYLLNSLLVPFLSAAGELLVDGIAEPADIDSTWRISTGAPMGPFQIYDMVGLTTAYNVSVNGGPKQQEFAALIKERYIDQGKLGLSTGEGFYSYPAK from the coding sequence ATGTCTGACATTCGCACCGTCACCGTGCTGGGAACCGGCGTTCTCGGCTCGCAGATCGCCTACCAGGCCGCCTACAGCGGCTTCGCGGTGACCGCCTACGACATCAACGACGCGGCCATCGAGGCCGCAGCGAAGCGCTTCGCCGGCCTCGCCGAGACGTACAAGACCGAGGTGACCGGCGCCGCAGACGGCAAGGCCGAGGCCGCCCTGCGCAATCTGACGCTGACCTCGAACCTGGCCGACGCCGTCGCCAACGCCGACATCGTGATCGAGGCCGTGCCGGAGAGCCTCGAGATCAAGCGCGACACCTACGCCAAACTGGCCGACCTGGCTCCGGCCAAGACCATCTTCGCCACCAACTCCTCGACCCTGCTGCCGAGCGACATGGTCGGCTTCACCGGCCGCCCGGAGCGCTTCCTCGCCATGCACTTCGCCAACCGCATCTGGGTGCACAACATCGCCGAGGTGATGGGCACGCCCTCGACCGACCCCGCCGTCGTCCAGACCGTGCTGGAGTTCGGCGCCGAGATCGGCATGGTTCCGGTCGAGATCAAGAAGGAGAAGGCCGGCTACCTGCTCAACTCGCTACTCGTGCCGTTCCTCAGCGCGGCCGGCGAACTGCTGGTCGACGGCATCGCAGAGCCCGCCGACATCGACAGCACCTGGCGCATCAGCACCGGCGCCCCGATGGGACCGTTCCAGATCTACGACATGGTCGGCCTCACCACCGCCTACAACGTGAGCGTCAACGGTGGGCCGAAGCAGCAGGAGTTCGCCGCGCTGATCAAGGAGCGCTACATCGACCAGGGCAAGCTCGGCCTCTCCACCGGCGAGGGCTTCTACAGCTACCCCGCCAAGTAG